The Fusarium fujikuroi IMI 58289 draft genome, chromosome FFUJ_chr05 DNA segment CACCCTAGTCGAATACAAAGTATTCGCCTAAGAACATAATCGATGTAAATTAGTAGCTCAAGCTTACATTGAACGTGGTCAAATGGAGCCTcgatatatataagttttgCAAGAGAAAATCATCATGATACTTTGAGGTTTAGGGTAGCTTGAAGGTCATTCGTAGCATCTGCAGTAATACTGCatcaggcttcttcttcttcttcttcttcttcttcttttttctctcttttctcttttgacCTGACGGAAACTCAGTGGCTAACTTTTCAGAGGAATGGTGTCTTGGTCACACTTGGAGTGGGTGCTTTACGTTGTGCTGTAGTTGGAGTGATGTATTGCCGACCTCGGATCGCAATGCTCTACTACAACTTATCGTCATCTGAAAATTAACTCAACTACGGCAAGACGTTTCCCACATCAACATCGAGTCACCATAACAACTCTCAAGCGGCAGTCATGTCAGTTAAAGTTAACGTCGGAAACCTAAGCCTCCGTATCAGGGCCGTTCCCCTGACACAAGAGGAGTTCGCGCCATTTGGAGACGTTGTCTCCAACCCACGACCAAGCCTTCTTCCATCAAAACACGCATCTGAAGGTGGTTCTCTCCCCTACGACGGCACTACTGCCAATCAAGGAACAGCAATTCGCTATGCCGATGTCAGCAAGCCTCAGGACCTCCTCTCACAGGCTCCCAGCAGCAATGGCCGGCTGATCATGAGCCAATTCGTCTGCGAAGCAAGAACTTTGGCACCTGCAAGCGATGACGCTTCGCAGAGCGACTTCGCCGTCAACATTCTTGAACGGCACCCATTCACTTCTCAAACATTTGCTCCACTCGCCTCTACCGCTTCAAGCTACTTGGTCATCGTGGCTCCATCTCTGCCCCCATCTCCCCAAGACGATGGTCTACCTGTACCAAGTGGAGAGGGGCTACCCGGTAGAGGTCTCCCTAATCTGAAGGGGTTGCGTGCGTTTGTTGCAACAGACCGCCAGGCTGTGACTTATGCGGCTGGAACATGGCACGCTCCAATGGTAGCTCTTGGTAAGAAGGAGACAACGTTGGATTTCCTGGTTGTTCAGTTCTCCTCTGGCGTTGACATCCAAGACTGTCAGATCGTCACATTTGAGGGGCATGACTCTCAAGAACCTGACATCAAAGTACGCGTTCCGCGAGGCGGAACCGTTACCGCCAAACTGTAGCTAAACCAAGACATGGGATATTTGAGGATGGCACAATGCGTAACTGGAAAGTGGCTGAGTAGAGATAGCTGGGCATGCAATTTAAAAT contains these protein-coding regions:
- a CDS encoding related to DAL3-ureidoglycolate hydrolase, yielding MSVKVNVGNLSLRIRAVPLTQEEFAPFGDVVSNPRPSLLPSKHASEGGSLPYDGTTANQGTAIRYADVSKPQDLLSQAPSSNGRLIMSQFVCEARTLAPASDDASQSDFAVNILERHPFTSQTFAPLASTASSYLVIVAPSLPPSPQDDGLPVPSGEGLPGRGLPNLKGLRAFVATDRQAVTYAAGTWHAPMVALGKKETTLDFLVVQFSSGVDIQDCQIVTFEGHDSQEPDIKVRVPRGGTVTAKL